A genomic window from Myxococcales bacterium includes:
- the sdhB gene encoding succinate dehydrogenase iron-sulfur subunit, whose product MATNKSAKTQRVRVHRQDGPHSPETKRVEEFDVEWHPQMNVISVLMEIQRNPVTVQGKTVAPVVWESVCLEEVCGACTMLVNGKVRQSCTALIDQLSPNGEPIELAPMTKFPLVRDLVVDRSRMFNDLKKVKAWINLDGSHELGPAPRQSPENQEEAYPLSRCMTCGCCMEACPQVNEGSSFIGPSAISQVRLFNLHPSGKMHAAERLETLMGEGGVADCGKAQNCVEVCPKEIPLVDSIAQVSRQATKQLLFGWLLK is encoded by the coding sequence ATGGCAACCAACAAGTCCGCGAAGACCCAGCGCGTGCGCGTCCACCGCCAAGACGGGCCGCACTCCCCCGAGACCAAGCGCGTCGAGGAGTTCGACGTCGAGTGGCACCCGCAGATGAACGTCATCAGCGTCCTGATGGAGATCCAGCGGAACCCGGTCACCGTCCAGGGAAAGACCGTGGCGCCCGTCGTGTGGGAGTCCGTGTGCCTCGAGGAGGTCTGCGGCGCTTGCACGATGCTCGTGAACGGCAAGGTGCGGCAGTCCTGCACCGCGCTCATCGATCAGCTCTCCCCGAACGGCGAGCCGATCGAGCTCGCGCCGATGACCAAGTTCCCGCTCGTGCGGGACCTCGTCGTCGACCGCAGCCGAATGTTCAACGATCTCAAGAAGGTGAAGGCCTGGATCAACCTGGACGGCTCGCACGAGCTCGGCCCGGCGCCGCGGCAGTCGCCCGAGAACCAGGAGGAGGCCTACCCCCTCTCGCGCTGCATGACCTGCGGCTGCTGCATGGAGGCGTGCCCGCAGGTGAACGAAGGGTCGAGCTTCATCGGCCCCTCCGCCATCAGCCAGGTGCGCCTCTTCAACCTGCACCCGAGCGGCAAGATGCACGCGGCCGAGCGCCTCGAGACCCTGATGGGCGAGGGCGGCGTGGCCGACTGCGGCAAGGCGCAGAACTGCGTCGAGGTCTGCCCGAAGGAGATCCCCCTGGTGGACAGCATCGCGCAGGTGTCCCGACAGGCCACCAAGCAGCTGCTGTTCGGCTGGCTCCTCAAGTAG